In the genome of Hippoglossus hippoglossus isolate fHipHip1 chromosome 12, fHipHip1.pri, whole genome shotgun sequence, one region contains:
- the LOC117771953 gene encoding LIM domain transcription factor LMO4.1-like translates to MVNNRVDAPAVAVMGSGVGTAGRTCAGCGNRIADRFLLFSMERYWHTRCLKCSCCHAQLGEYSSTCYSKGGMILCKNDYIRLFGHSGACSACGQSIPASEMVMRVQGNVYHLKCFTCATCRNRLVPGDRFHYVNGTIFCEHDQPGGGLHSGHPASLQSNSMMSDQKVC, encoded by the exons ATGGTGAACAATAGAGTGGACGCGCCTGCTGTTGCTGTAATGGGCAGTGGCGTGGGAACAGCAGGCAGGACGTGTGCAGGATGTGGAAATCGAATCGCAGACCGCTTCCTGCTTTTTTCCATGGAGCGATACTGGCACACGCGCTGCCTCAAGTGCTCGTGCTGCCACGCTCAGCTGGGAGAGTACAGCAGCACCTGTTACAGCAAAGGAGGAATGATCCTCTGTAAGAACGACTACATCAG GCTGTTCGGACACAGTGGTGCCTGCAGTGCTTGTGGACAGTCTATACCTGCCAGTGAGATGGTGATGCGAGTTCAAGGCAACGTTTACCACCTTAAA TGTTTTACCTGTGCGACCTGTAGGAACCGCCTGGTCCCAGGTGATCGTTTTCACTACGTCAATGGGACTATCTTCTGTGAGCATGACCAACCAGGAGGAGGTCTGCACAGTGGACACCCAGCTTCACTGCAGAGCAACAGCATGATGTCTGATCAGAAG GTGTGCTGA